A window of the Brassica napus cultivar Da-Ae chromosome C5, Da-Ae, whole genome shotgun sequence genome harbors these coding sequences:
- the BNACNNG54850D gene encoding uncharacterized protein BNACNNG54850D, whose amino-acid sequence MSCKGEVVLRLEEVLLLLPSNLFNEVFLDCIGPFPQRYREGCYYDQKLRMCYPSNNYGFIKKQSDDAGSGGIKPRGTGVFLPARPVSSPKEKRPKKKTCPIISSRSKQVFLPKEWAY is encoded by the exons ATGTCTTGCAAGGGAGAGGTTGTGCTACGTTTGGAGGAAGTATTGCTTCTCTTACCTTCAAATCTCTTCAACGAGGTCTTTCTTGACTGCATCGGTCCATTTCCACAG AGATATAGAGAAGGTTGCTACTATGATCAGAAGCTACGCATGTGCTACCCGTCGAACAACTACGGTTTCATAAAAAAGCAAAGCGATGATGCTGGTTCTGGGGGGATAAAGCCACGTGGCACTGGAGTGTTTCTTCCTGCAAGACCGGTGAGTAGCCCAAAAGAGAAGAGACCGAAGAAAAAGACATGCCCCATCATCTCATCTCGTTCTAAACAAGTTTTTCTTCCTAAGGAATGGGCGTATTAG